From Cucumis melo cultivar AY chromosome 1, USDA_Cmelo_AY_1.0, whole genome shotgun sequence, a single genomic window includes:
- the LOC103500402 gene encoding protein GIGANTEA-like isoform X4, with translation MIFSLSFAKAFLSIASSRGSGKHPQLIPSTPRWAVANGAGVILSVCDEEVARYETATLTAAAVPALLLPPPTTALDEHLVAGLPALEPYARLFHRYYAIATPSATQRLLLGLLEAPPSWAPDALDAAVQLVELLRAAEEYATGIRLPRNWMHLHFLRAIGTAMSMRAGIAADAAAALLFRILSQPALLFPPLRQVEETDVQCESLGGYESLYREQIEVSAAEATIDATAQGIASMLCAHGPEVEWRICTIWEAAYGLIPLSSDVVDLPDIIVATPLQPPVLSWNLYIPLLKVLEYLPRGSPSEACLMKIFVATVESILQRTYPSESSREQSRKTRYFSSLGSASKNLAVTELRTMVHALFLESCASVELASRLLFVVLTVCVSHEAQSNGSKKLRRSQSNLLDERIEDLQAVPENHTGFRRKTKKQGPVSAFDSYVLAAVCALACEVQLFPFTARGSDHLNTTDLQDVIKLVKVNGTSTVLQTSVGSAVCHTHRILAILEALFSLKPSSVGTSWSYSSNEIVAAAMVAAHVSELFRRSKACMHALSILMRCKWDNEIYNRASSLYNLIDIHSKAVASIVNEAEPLEAHLIQVPKWKESLVGLNGKRQIQYEDGTRFYPGQSSVQKCDNSSYSETKLVFERASNSDEELGSTSVKGLASFSIDASDLANLLTMNRHIGFSCCAQVPLRSVLAEKQALCFSVISLLWYKLISAPETQPSVESTSAQQGWRQVVDALCNVVSASPAKAATAIVLQAERELQPWIAKDDDQGQKMWRINQRIIKLIVELMRNHETPESLVILASASDLLLRATDGMLVDGEACTLPQLELLEVTARAVKPVLEWGESGLSIADGLSNLLKCRLPATVRCLSHPSAHVRALSTSVLRDILHTSSIKSSSKSVNINGIYPSYQYFSSGIIDWKADIEKCLGWEVRSQLASGQSTQFLQAAAKELSCSISL, from the exons ATGATCTTCTCATTGTCCTTCGCAAAG GCTTTCTTGTCTATAGCTTCTTCCCGTGGATCTGGAAAACACCCTCAGCTTATTCCATCAACTCCAAGGTGGGCCGTTGCAAATGGTGCTGGAGTCATATTAAGTGTTTGTGATGAAGAAGTTGCTCGGTATGAGACTGCAACTCTTACAGCAGCTGCTGTTCCTGCGCTTCTTCTTCCTCCCCCCACAACAGCTTTGGATGAACATTTAGTTGCAGGGCTACCAGCTCTTGAGCCATATGCACGCTTATTTCATAG GTATTATGCCATTGCTACTCCCAGTGCCACCCAAAGGCTTCTTCTTGGACTCTTAGAAGCACCTCCATCTTGGGCTCCAGACGCACTTGATGCAGCTGTACAGCTTGTAGAACTCCTTCGGGCTGCTGAAGAGTATGCAACTGGCATTAGG CTTCCTAGGAACTGGATGCATTTACATTTCTTGCGTGCCATTGGCACTGCAATGTCCATGAGAGCTGGAATTGCTGCTGATGCTGCAGCAGCCTTACTTTTTCGCATATTGTCACAACCAGCATTGCTTTTTCCACCACTACGACAAGTTGAGGAAACTGATGTTCAGTGTGAATCTTTGGGTGGCTATGAGTCATTATACAGGGAACAG ATTGAAGTGTCTGCAGCGGAAGCTACAATTGACGCTACTGCACAAGGAATTGCGTCCATGCTTTGTGCACATGGTCCTGAAGTTGAATGGAGAATTTGTACAATCTGGGAAGCTGCTTATGGCTTGATTCCATTAAGTTCTGATGTAGTCGACCTCCCTGACATCATAGTTGCAACACCATTGCAACCTCCCGTATTATCATGGAATTTGTACATTCCTCTCCTTAAGGTTCTTGAATATCTTCCACGAGGTAGCCCGTCTGAAGCATGTCTTATGAAGATATTTGTTGCTACTGTGGAATCAATTCTTCAAAGAACATATCCTTCTGAGTCTTCCAGAGAACAATCTAGGAAAACAAGATATTTTTCCAGTCTTGGTTCTGCTTCTAAAAATCTTGCCGTCACAGAGCTTCGGACCATGGTCCATGCGCTTTTCCTAGAATCATGTGCTTCTGTGGAACTTGCTTCACGCCTACTTTTTGTAGTATTGACTGTTTGTGTTAGTCATGAAGCTCaatccaatgggagcaagaaatTGAGACGTTCACAAAGTAATCTTCTGGATGAAAGGATTGAGGACTTGCAAGCAGTACCAGAGAACCATACAGGATTTAGGAGAAAGACTAAAAAGCAAGGTCCAGTTTCTGCATTTGATTCTTATGTCTTGGCTGCTGTTTGTGCTCTTGCCTGTGAGGTCCAATTGTTTCCCTTTACGGCTAGGGGAAGTGATCATTTAAATACTACAGATTTACAGGATGTAATTAAATTGGTCAAAGTAAATGGTACTTCAACCGTGCTTCAAACCAGTGTTGGCTCAGCAGTATGCCACACTCACCGAATTTTGGCCATCTTGGAAGCACTTTTTTCTTTAAAGCCATCTTCTGTGGGAACTTCATGGAGTTATAGTTCAAATGAGATAGTTGCTGCAGCAATGGTTGCAGCTCATGTTTCAGAACTCTTTAGACGATCAAAGGCTTGCATGCATGCTCTCTCTATCCTGATGCGATGCAAGTGGGACAATGAAATTTACAACAGAGCATCATCATTGTACAACCTAATAGATATTCACAGCAAAGCAGTTGCTTCCATTGTTAATGAGGCGGAACCTTTAGAAGCACATTTAATACAAGTACCGAAATGGAAGGAATCTCTCGTTGGGTTAAATGGAAAAAGACAAATTCAATATGAAGACGGTACCCGCTTTTATCCTGGACAATCATCTGTCCAAAAGTGTGATAATTCATCCTATTCAGAAACTAAACTTGTGTTTGAGCGAGCATCAAATTCAGATGAAGAGTTGGGTAGCACTTCAGTGAAAGGATTAGCAAGCTTCTCAATAGATGCTTCCGATTTGGCCAACTTACTCACAATGAACAGACATATAGGATTCAGCTGTTGTGCACAAGTTCCATTGAGATCGGTGCTTGCTGAGAAACAAGCATTATGTTTTTCTGTTATTTCTCTACTGTGGTACAAGTTGATTTCCGCACCTGAAACTCAACCTAGTGTGGAGAGCACTTCAGCCCAGCAAGGATGGAGGCAG GTAGTTGATGCATTATGCAACGTGGTATCAGCATCCCCAGCTAAAGCAGCAACAGCAATTGTTCTTCAG GCCGAGCGGGAGTTGCAACCATGGATTGCAAAAGATGATGATCAAGGTCAGAAGATGTGGAGAATCAACCAGCGGATCATCAAATTGATAGTTGAGCTAATGAGAAATCATGAAACTCCAGAATCACTAGTCATATTGGCGAGTGCGTCAGATCTTCTGTTGCGTGCAACAGATGGGATGCTTGTAGATGGAGAAGCATGTACTTTGCCACAACTAGAG CTATTAGAAGTGACTGCTAGAGCAGTTAAGCCTGTACTGGAGTGGGGAGAATCTGGACTTTCCATTGCTGACGGCCTTTCCAACCTCTTAAAG TGTCGTCTACCAGCTACAGTTCGATGCCTTTCTCATCCAAGTGCACATGTTCGAGCTCTTAGCACATCAGTTCTTCGTGATATTCTGCACACCAGTTCGATAAAGTCTAGTTCAAAATCGGTTAACATAAATGGCATCTATCCCTCTTATCAGTATTTCAGTTCAGGTATCATTGATTGGAAAGCAGATATTGAGAAGTGCTTGGGATGGGAAGTTCGTAGCCAACTTGCAAGTGGACAATCAACTCAGTTTCTTCAAGCTGCTGCCAAGGAATTAAGCTGCTCTATTTCCCTATAA
- the LOC103500402 gene encoding protein GIGANTEA-like isoform X3 yields the protein MLLENSGHPLQAFLSIASSRGSGKHPQLIPSTPRWAVANGAGVILSVCDEEVARYETATLTAAAVPALLLPPPTTALDEHLVAGLPALEPYARLFHRYYAIATPSATQRLLLGLLEAPPSWAPDALDAAVQLVELLRAAEEYATGIRLPRNWMHLHFLRAIGTAMSMRAGIAADAAAALLFRILSQPALLFPPLRQVEETDVQCESLGGYESLYREQIEVSAAEATIDATAQGIASMLCAHGPEVEWRICTIWEAAYGLIPLSSDVVDLPDIIVATPLQPPVLSWNLYIPLLKVLEYLPRGSPSEACLMKIFVATVESILQRTYPSESSREQSRKTRYFSSLGSASKNLAVTELRTMVHALFLESCASVELASRLLFVVLTVCVSHEAQSNGSKKLRRSQSNLLDERIEDLQAVPENHTGFRRKTKKQGPVSAFDSYVLAAVCALACEVQLFPFTARGSDHLNTTDLQDVIKLVKVNGTSTVLQTSVGSAVCHTHRILAILEALFSLKPSSVGTSWSYSSNEIVAAAMVAAHVSELFRRSKACMHALSILMRCKWDNEIYNRASSLYNLIDIHSKAVASIVNEAEPLEAHLIQVPKWKESLVGLNGKRQIQYEDGTRFYPGQSSVQKCDNSSYSETKLVFERASNSDEELGSTSVKGLASFSIDASDLANLLTMNRHIGFSCCAQVPLRSVLAEKQALCFSVISLLWYKLISAPETQPSVESTSAQQGWRQVVDALCNVVSASPAKAATAIVLQAERELQPWIAKDDDQGQKMWRINQRIIKLIVELMRNHETPESLVILASASDLLLRATDGMLVDGEACTLPQLELLEVTARAVKPVLEWGESGLSIADGLSNLLKCRLPATVRCLSHPSAHVRALSTSVLRDILHTSSIKSSSKSVNINGIYPSYQYFSSGIIDWKADIEKCLGWEVRSQLASGQSTQFLQAAAKELSCSISL from the exons GCTTTCTTGTCTATAGCTTCTTCCCGTGGATCTGGAAAACACCCTCAGCTTATTCCATCAACTCCAAGGTGGGCCGTTGCAAATGGTGCTGGAGTCATATTAAGTGTTTGTGATGAAGAAGTTGCTCGGTATGAGACTGCAACTCTTACAGCAGCTGCTGTTCCTGCGCTTCTTCTTCCTCCCCCCACAACAGCTTTGGATGAACATTTAGTTGCAGGGCTACCAGCTCTTGAGCCATATGCACGCTTATTTCATAG GTATTATGCCATTGCTACTCCCAGTGCCACCCAAAGGCTTCTTCTTGGACTCTTAGAAGCACCTCCATCTTGGGCTCCAGACGCACTTGATGCAGCTGTACAGCTTGTAGAACTCCTTCGGGCTGCTGAAGAGTATGCAACTGGCATTAGG CTTCCTAGGAACTGGATGCATTTACATTTCTTGCGTGCCATTGGCACTGCAATGTCCATGAGAGCTGGAATTGCTGCTGATGCTGCAGCAGCCTTACTTTTTCGCATATTGTCACAACCAGCATTGCTTTTTCCACCACTACGACAAGTTGAGGAAACTGATGTTCAGTGTGAATCTTTGGGTGGCTATGAGTCATTATACAGGGAACAG ATTGAAGTGTCTGCAGCGGAAGCTACAATTGACGCTACTGCACAAGGAATTGCGTCCATGCTTTGTGCACATGGTCCTGAAGTTGAATGGAGAATTTGTACAATCTGGGAAGCTGCTTATGGCTTGATTCCATTAAGTTCTGATGTAGTCGACCTCCCTGACATCATAGTTGCAACACCATTGCAACCTCCCGTATTATCATGGAATTTGTACATTCCTCTCCTTAAGGTTCTTGAATATCTTCCACGAGGTAGCCCGTCTGAAGCATGTCTTATGAAGATATTTGTTGCTACTGTGGAATCAATTCTTCAAAGAACATATCCTTCTGAGTCTTCCAGAGAACAATCTAGGAAAACAAGATATTTTTCCAGTCTTGGTTCTGCTTCTAAAAATCTTGCCGTCACAGAGCTTCGGACCATGGTCCATGCGCTTTTCCTAGAATCATGTGCTTCTGTGGAACTTGCTTCACGCCTACTTTTTGTAGTATTGACTGTTTGTGTTAGTCATGAAGCTCaatccaatgggagcaagaaatTGAGACGTTCACAAAGTAATCTTCTGGATGAAAGGATTGAGGACTTGCAAGCAGTACCAGAGAACCATACAGGATTTAGGAGAAAGACTAAAAAGCAAGGTCCAGTTTCTGCATTTGATTCTTATGTCTTGGCTGCTGTTTGTGCTCTTGCCTGTGAGGTCCAATTGTTTCCCTTTACGGCTAGGGGAAGTGATCATTTAAATACTACAGATTTACAGGATGTAATTAAATTGGTCAAAGTAAATGGTACTTCAACCGTGCTTCAAACCAGTGTTGGCTCAGCAGTATGCCACACTCACCGAATTTTGGCCATCTTGGAAGCACTTTTTTCTTTAAAGCCATCTTCTGTGGGAACTTCATGGAGTTATAGTTCAAATGAGATAGTTGCTGCAGCAATGGTTGCAGCTCATGTTTCAGAACTCTTTAGACGATCAAAGGCTTGCATGCATGCTCTCTCTATCCTGATGCGATGCAAGTGGGACAATGAAATTTACAACAGAGCATCATCATTGTACAACCTAATAGATATTCACAGCAAAGCAGTTGCTTCCATTGTTAATGAGGCGGAACCTTTAGAAGCACATTTAATACAAGTACCGAAATGGAAGGAATCTCTCGTTGGGTTAAATGGAAAAAGACAAATTCAATATGAAGACGGTACCCGCTTTTATCCTGGACAATCATCTGTCCAAAAGTGTGATAATTCATCCTATTCAGAAACTAAACTTGTGTTTGAGCGAGCATCAAATTCAGATGAAGAGTTGGGTAGCACTTCAGTGAAAGGATTAGCAAGCTTCTCAATAGATGCTTCCGATTTGGCCAACTTACTCACAATGAACAGACATATAGGATTCAGCTGTTGTGCACAAGTTCCATTGAGATCGGTGCTTGCTGAGAAACAAGCATTATGTTTTTCTGTTATTTCTCTACTGTGGTACAAGTTGATTTCCGCACCTGAAACTCAACCTAGTGTGGAGAGCACTTCAGCCCAGCAAGGATGGAGGCAG GTAGTTGATGCATTATGCAACGTGGTATCAGCATCCCCAGCTAAAGCAGCAACAGCAATTGTTCTTCAG GCCGAGCGGGAGTTGCAACCATGGATTGCAAAAGATGATGATCAAGGTCAGAAGATGTGGAGAATCAACCAGCGGATCATCAAATTGATAGTTGAGCTAATGAGAAATCATGAAACTCCAGAATCACTAGTCATATTGGCGAGTGCGTCAGATCTTCTGTTGCGTGCAACAGATGGGATGCTTGTAGATGGAGAAGCATGTACTTTGCCACAACTAGAG CTATTAGAAGTGACTGCTAGAGCAGTTAAGCCTGTACTGGAGTGGGGAGAATCTGGACTTTCCATTGCTGACGGCCTTTCCAACCTCTTAAAG TGTCGTCTACCAGCTACAGTTCGATGCCTTTCTCATCCAAGTGCACATGTTCGAGCTCTTAGCACATCAGTTCTTCGTGATATTCTGCACACCAGTTCGATAAAGTCTAGTTCAAAATCGGTTAACATAAATGGCATCTATCCCTCTTATCAGTATTTCAGTTCAGGTATCATTGATTGGAAAGCAGATATTGAGAAGTGCTTGGGATGGGAAGTTCGTAGCCAACTTGCAAGTGGACAATCAACTCAGTTTCTTCAAGCTGCTGCCAAGGAATTAAGCTGCTCTATTTCCCTATAA
- the LOC103500402 gene encoding protein GIGANTEA-like isoform X2, with protein MVKQKEAVVAALPRQVTPMIGNLLECLSNKRGNLYDLCPPGLLIYCLPHHWASEVTISAASSRGSGKHPQLIPSTPRWAVANGAGVILSVCDEEVARYETATLTAAAVPALLLPPPTTALDEHLVAGLPALEPYARLFHRYYAIATPSATQRLLLGLLEAPPSWAPDALDAAVQLVELLRAAEEYATGIRLPRNWMHLHFLRAIGTAMSMRAGIAADAAAALLFRILSQPALLFPPLRQVEETDVQCESLGGYESLYREQIEVSAAEATIDATAQGIASMLCAHGPEVEWRICTIWEAAYGLIPLSSDVVDLPDIIVATPLQPPVLSWNLYIPLLKVLEYLPRGSPSEACLMKIFVATVESILQRTYPSESSREQSRKTRYFSSLGSASKNLAVTELRTMVHALFLESCASVELASRLLFVVLTVCVSHEAQSNGSKKLRRSQSNLLDERIEDLQAVPENHTGFRRKTKKQGPVSAFDSYVLAAVCALACEVQLFPFTARGSDHLNTTDLQDVIKLVKVNGTSTVLQTSVGSAVCHTHRILAILEALFSLKPSSVGTSWSYSSNEIVAAAMVAAHVSELFRRSKACMHALSILMRCKWDNEIYNRASSLYNLIDIHSKAVASIVNEAEPLEAHLIQVPKWKESLVGLNGKRQIQYEDGTRFYPGQSSVQKCDNSSYSETKLVFERASNSDEELGSTSVKGLASFSIDASDLANLLTMNRHIGFSCCAQVPLRSVLAEKQALCFSVISLLWYKLISAPETQPSVESTSAQQGWRQVVDALCNVVSASPAKAATAIVLQAERELQPWIAKDDDQGQKMWRINQRIIKLIVELMRNHETPESLVILASASDLLLRATDGMLVDGEACTLPQLELLEVTARAVKPVLEWGESGLSIADGLSNLLKCRLPATVRCLSHPSAHVRALSTSVLRDILHTSSIKSSSKSVNINGIYPSYQYFSSGIIDWKADIEKCLGWEVRSQLASGQSTQFLQAAAKELSCSISL; from the exons CTTCTTCCCGTGGATCTGGAAAACACCCTCAGCTTATTCCATCAACTCCAAGGTGGGCCGTTGCAAATGGTGCTGGAGTCATATTAAGTGTTTGTGATGAAGAAGTTGCTCGGTATGAGACTGCAACTCTTACAGCAGCTGCTGTTCCTGCGCTTCTTCTTCCTCCCCCCACAACAGCTTTGGATGAACATTTAGTTGCAGGGCTACCAGCTCTTGAGCCATATGCACGCTTATTTCATAG GTATTATGCCATTGCTACTCCCAGTGCCACCCAAAGGCTTCTTCTTGGACTCTTAGAAGCACCTCCATCTTGGGCTCCAGACGCACTTGATGCAGCTGTACAGCTTGTAGAACTCCTTCGGGCTGCTGAAGAGTATGCAACTGGCATTAGG CTTCCTAGGAACTGGATGCATTTACATTTCTTGCGTGCCATTGGCACTGCAATGTCCATGAGAGCTGGAATTGCTGCTGATGCTGCAGCAGCCTTACTTTTTCGCATATTGTCACAACCAGCATTGCTTTTTCCACCACTACGACAAGTTGAGGAAACTGATGTTCAGTGTGAATCTTTGGGTGGCTATGAGTCATTATACAGGGAACAG ATTGAAGTGTCTGCAGCGGAAGCTACAATTGACGCTACTGCACAAGGAATTGCGTCCATGCTTTGTGCACATGGTCCTGAAGTTGAATGGAGAATTTGTACAATCTGGGAAGCTGCTTATGGCTTGATTCCATTAAGTTCTGATGTAGTCGACCTCCCTGACATCATAGTTGCAACACCATTGCAACCTCCCGTATTATCATGGAATTTGTACATTCCTCTCCTTAAGGTTCTTGAATATCTTCCACGAGGTAGCCCGTCTGAAGCATGTCTTATGAAGATATTTGTTGCTACTGTGGAATCAATTCTTCAAAGAACATATCCTTCTGAGTCTTCCAGAGAACAATCTAGGAAAACAAGATATTTTTCCAGTCTTGGTTCTGCTTCTAAAAATCTTGCCGTCACAGAGCTTCGGACCATGGTCCATGCGCTTTTCCTAGAATCATGTGCTTCTGTGGAACTTGCTTCACGCCTACTTTTTGTAGTATTGACTGTTTGTGTTAGTCATGAAGCTCaatccaatgggagcaagaaatTGAGACGTTCACAAAGTAATCTTCTGGATGAAAGGATTGAGGACTTGCAAGCAGTACCAGAGAACCATACAGGATTTAGGAGAAAGACTAAAAAGCAAGGTCCAGTTTCTGCATTTGATTCTTATGTCTTGGCTGCTGTTTGTGCTCTTGCCTGTGAGGTCCAATTGTTTCCCTTTACGGCTAGGGGAAGTGATCATTTAAATACTACAGATTTACAGGATGTAATTAAATTGGTCAAAGTAAATGGTACTTCAACCGTGCTTCAAACCAGTGTTGGCTCAGCAGTATGCCACACTCACCGAATTTTGGCCATCTTGGAAGCACTTTTTTCTTTAAAGCCATCTTCTGTGGGAACTTCATGGAGTTATAGTTCAAATGAGATAGTTGCTGCAGCAATGGTTGCAGCTCATGTTTCAGAACTCTTTAGACGATCAAAGGCTTGCATGCATGCTCTCTCTATCCTGATGCGATGCAAGTGGGACAATGAAATTTACAACAGAGCATCATCATTGTACAACCTAATAGATATTCACAGCAAAGCAGTTGCTTCCATTGTTAATGAGGCGGAACCTTTAGAAGCACATTTAATACAAGTACCGAAATGGAAGGAATCTCTCGTTGGGTTAAATGGAAAAAGACAAATTCAATATGAAGACGGTACCCGCTTTTATCCTGGACAATCATCTGTCCAAAAGTGTGATAATTCATCCTATTCAGAAACTAAACTTGTGTTTGAGCGAGCATCAAATTCAGATGAAGAGTTGGGTAGCACTTCAGTGAAAGGATTAGCAAGCTTCTCAATAGATGCTTCCGATTTGGCCAACTTACTCACAATGAACAGACATATAGGATTCAGCTGTTGTGCACAAGTTCCATTGAGATCGGTGCTTGCTGAGAAACAAGCATTATGTTTTTCTGTTATTTCTCTACTGTGGTACAAGTTGATTTCCGCACCTGAAACTCAACCTAGTGTGGAGAGCACTTCAGCCCAGCAAGGATGGAGGCAG GTAGTTGATGCATTATGCAACGTGGTATCAGCATCCCCAGCTAAAGCAGCAACAGCAATTGTTCTTCAG GCCGAGCGGGAGTTGCAACCATGGATTGCAAAAGATGATGATCAAGGTCAGAAGATGTGGAGAATCAACCAGCGGATCATCAAATTGATAGTTGAGCTAATGAGAAATCATGAAACTCCAGAATCACTAGTCATATTGGCGAGTGCGTCAGATCTTCTGTTGCGTGCAACAGATGGGATGCTTGTAGATGGAGAAGCATGTACTTTGCCACAACTAGAG CTATTAGAAGTGACTGCTAGAGCAGTTAAGCCTGTACTGGAGTGGGGAGAATCTGGACTTTCCATTGCTGACGGCCTTTCCAACCTCTTAAAG TGTCGTCTACCAGCTACAGTTCGATGCCTTTCTCATCCAAGTGCACATGTTCGAGCTCTTAGCACATCAGTTCTTCGTGATATTCTGCACACCAGTTCGATAAAGTCTAGTTCAAAATCGGTTAACATAAATGGCATCTATCCCTCTTATCAGTATTTCAGTTCAGGTATCATTGATTGGAAAGCAGATATTGAGAAGTGCTTGGGATGGGAAGTTCGTAGCCAACTTGCAAGTGGACAATCAACTCAGTTTCTTCAAGCTGCTGCCAAGGAATTAAGCTGCTCTATTTCCCTATAA